AGCGGGTCAGGTTCCGCGTGGCTTCAGGGAACAGCGGTCGCATCCTCAAGGAGATGTTCAAGGATGAGGGGCCTTCAGACTCCCTGGATTCAGACTGCACCAGCAGCTCCGATGCTGACCGGGCCAGCACGCCCTCCACCAGCGGAGACCTGCAGGGACACCTGTACGGCTACCCGGGCTCTGAGCTTGATGAGGGCGGGTGTGAGCCCGATGACCTGCTCATGTACGCAGGGGCTACCAAGGACTGGACCTTCACCACAAAAAGAGTGAACATCCTCAGCAAAAATGGGACAGTGAGAGGGGTCAAACACAAAGTGAGCGCGGGTCAGACCCTGTTTGAGAACCTTCCCAGTTCTAACAGTGTAAGTACGCCAGATGTTCTTGTTTTATCAGCTTTCTACACCATCTTCATGATGAGTGAAGGAGTGTCGTCCTCCTCAAGTCTAGTTACAGCTTCACGTAAGTGCACGCTGGCATGAAAGCTGACAATAGAAGACAAGGTCACTGGGCAATTAAAGTTTAATGATGCATTTCCTTAAGTGTTTCAGGGGAAACTAATCAGGTTAATGAATTCTCAGCACTTTCTAGTATCCCTCCACCAAGATCTGTTATTCTGAGGTAAGAAAACATGTTTGCTGGTGCAGAAATGATGCACAGGGCTGAAGTGAAGAAGAGGTGGACAACGAGTGCCACAGATGAACCTTCTCCTGATTAATGAGATTAGGGTCATTTTGGGTGGACGTATAAGACTTTTAAAGCTCTGGACCGGCCCTATTTCAAGACTCTAGTGTCACACCAGTTATATGATGGATATTCTCTTCAGCCTGAGCCAATATTTATCACATTTTATGCAGTTTCTTTTGCATTATATTTCATTCATGGGCACAGCAGAATTAATTTTTCTTCATTACAAAACATCAAATTTAAAGATGGAATGTTGCCAGAAGGGGTTATTAAACACAAGTATGATTGCTAACAGCAGTTTACGTCCTGTGGGACTCTCCTCAAGGTTGCTGATTGATTGTACGTCTTGATGGGAGCACAGGAGAGTTGCCTTTTCATGGATTTTCCCCTCGCTCTCAGATGGAGTTGTCTCTCGAGTGCGGGCGGATCGTGATCTACACCACCAGTTTCCGCGTGGTGAGGACGACCTTTGAGCGCTGTGAGCTGGTGCGGAAGATCTTCCAGAACCACAGAGTGAAGTTTGTGGAGAGGAACATCGCTCTGGACTGTGAATAcgggaaggagctggaggagcgctGCAAACGTGTGGGAGAGCCTCCTTCTTTACCGGTGGTGTTCATTGATGGACACTACCTCGGGGTCAGCTTGGCTTTGTGACCTTTACACACCATCCAATGAGAATCAAATCTTTAGCATCTTTAGAATTTTGGTCTGGATTTGTTTTACAGGGTGCTGAGAAAATATTGAGCATGAATGAGTCCGGAGAGCTTCAAGACCTTCTGATAAAAATCGAGGTTAGTTTTCTGAGCAAATATCTCTTCATGATAGCTGCGGCAACGTCTGGTTGGAATTTCAAGCTCCCGTCCAATCAATGTCAACATGGAGTTTGCAGTTATTCAGCCAAACATGAAGTTTGATGggaaaacaatgtaaaaacaacatttgctgAGACAGGCAGACGAGGTCTAGCACCATAGAACAACCTATAGAATGCTTGAGAACATGCATGTTGTGATCAATATTGCTCACTTTTGCAATTTAACTATATGCGAAAATCCCATGTGGTATAttcatttttgtaaaatagAGATTTACATTTAGGAGCTCTATTAGATGCACTGAAATAGCTGACATAACATGAAAGTAATATTTATGTACAACTGAACATATAAGACTGCTCTATAGAcatttatgctaagctaacacaGAAGCACATGGCATATTTTTCTCCtcaaaaatgattatttttcttGCCAGTCAAATTTATCTATAAATGTTTAGGGGTGTTTTACTGGGAGAGACTATACAATTGTTCCTTTTTTAGAGGGTTCAGCATCCCCACATGTGCCAGACCTGTGGGGACTTTGCCTTCATTCCGTGCCCGATGTGCCATGGCAGCAAGATGTCCGTGTTCCGCAACTGCTTCACGGATTCCTTCAAAGCCCTCAAGTGCACTTCCTGCAACGAGAACGGCCTGCAGCCGTGTGGGAGCTGCAGCAAGTGAGGATGTTCAGTGCCTGAGCCAACAGTCTGGCTCCAAGAGTCTCGACAGGAACTGCAGCACGGGCAGTGAACCTGAACGCAGCAGCACTCCCCTTCCACAGCCATTGTTAGTGAAGacaacatttttaataaaatccTTTATTATGTGGCTCTGCTGTTGTTTCGTTCTTGCTAAACTTCCATGTTGGGTTCGTTGGACGTGAGTTAAAGTGGTTGCCACAGGTGAATCGAACAAATGCGAGCTGGTTATTTAATCGGTGTAGAAGATCCTCCATTGACAATGTTCCAGCTACTAATCCCGGCTCAGACTTGGTCAGGAAGGACACAGACACAGGACAGTTGGACACAGAGGACAAACTGGGCTCCAGAGCTGGAAGACAAGCCCCAAACCCCTGGGAAGTTTTAAAAGTCTAAAACTGAATTTAAAGTGATAAAATTAAGATAACAACAGTTTATCATTGATTAGATTTTAATTTAGAgtttattgtcagtaattctgtagctCCAGTCATTATTCCAGTCACAAATTACACCAGGGTCAATTAGCTCCTGCCCAATCCCCCCATAGGAACCTGGACCTGtccaaggtttcttcctgttcctggtgGTCAACTCTGGGTTTCTAAGCGCCCAGAGACAATTGAATAGTATAGATTTAGTTCATTATTACAGCCTGTTTAATAACAGGTATATGACTTTACTGATTATTCTAATGTGAATTAATCCACTAAATTTGAATTTTCACTGCTGAGCCATGAGAATATGTTAACCTTTGTTTTAAGTGCATTGATTGTGTGACCAGGATGACACTTGTGTGTggggtttattttctttgttgtttatttttattattcatttttattgcatCTTTAGACGGCTggaaatgaaggggggggggggggggggggggggtaaccaaTCAAACTTGTACAACAGGATTTATTTATgacagttttattttgattttaggTTTTGGGAATAGCAATAAAAGTACAGAGGACCTTTTAAGAGGATATTTTGTTTCGGGGAGCTGGCCCTCCGTCCAGCCCCCATCATCACCTGATGGAGAAGCAGCACAATGCGATGATTCTGATCGGTGAAATaatctccaggctgcagaggGACCTTTGCATTCAATAATTCAGCGTGACGAGGACTCGGTGCATTCCGGGGTTCTTGTACCTCGCACAAAAGAGCTTTGAGTCCTTGGGTCCAAACAGCggagtgaaaatgaaaatcagCCTTTTATTGCAACCAGAACCACATTCGAGGCTGGCTGGTTCGCGTCTGAAGGGATGATGTCATGCGTTTGGCTGCCATCCAAGCGGGTCAGAGAAGCGCAGCTCGGTTCTCTACGCTGTCATAGCCCTGTACAATGCTGCTTGAACATGATTAGACAAGGCAGCACTGTAAAGAGGCTAAAAGCGGAGAGCAAGGTGGCGATGGTGATGATCCGCCATGACGACTCCCCCCTCCAACGCAAGTCTTCACACTTGGAGATGCTCCCGCACCTGAAACGGCAACCGACATCGATTAACTAGAACAAAACAGAATGAAAAAGGGCGCGCGGAGATATAAATCACTTTAAAGGTTGCGGGTTCCGACAGGGTTGCGAAATGTGGTTCCTTTAATCCAATTCCGCAGCGAGGTGTAATGGGGGGTTTGGGCTTTTTGTAACCACGGGCTTGTGGCGACGGAGGGGAGGTTGCATGAAAATCTGAGTCCCCCAACTGTGATGGTGTACTGCGCCCCCCATCTGTAAGGAGAAAAGACTGAGAGGGGGGAAACGGCGGCGCCGAATGTGAAAAGACCCTCTCGctgatgaatagatggatggacgCGGCGacggggaggatggagaggaaagCGGGATGAGTGAAGAGGTGTTTGGTGACAGACGCGCCTCGACGCACGTTCAACCTCCACCAAGAACCAAATCTGGACTTGCTTGTTTTCTTCATCCGCGCCCCCCcaacctcttttcttttctttccccgaGACGGGGACATATGAAAGGAAGGGTAGTGGCGCGATGGCACCACTGACGAGACATGACACCGATATGCGCGTAACAGCCACAAATGTGAGAAGACGGAACGGGAATAAAACCTGCAGTGGAGCTCCGGCCGCTTTGTCTGCTTCCCTCCGTGGGCTCGGTGAAGAATGATTTCAGTCGAGTAACCCAGCGTGGTCCAGCCGCGGTGCCGTGCGTAATGTTTTGAATGGTCGGTCAATGCGCAGACTGGTTTGAAATGACTATTTTTATTGACGTCAGCGCACAGgctagtgcccccccccccccccccccctttttctaCAACTGCACCATCTAATGGACTCAGACTCTCATTCCAAGCTTTCATGGGTCGCCTCAGTCTATTTCCTGGGAATTAttgtaaaacattttaatgatgtaCTTGTTTACTTTGTATTTTCAATATCAGATGTTA
This genomic stretch from Takifugu flavidus isolate HTHZ2018 chromosome 9, ASM371156v2, whole genome shotgun sequence harbors:
- the grxcr1a gene encoding glutaredoxin domain-containing cysteine-rich protein 1; the encoded protein is MEETMLTDGQEKPQKRVRFRVASGNSGRILKEMFKDEGPSDSLDSDCTSSSDADRASTPSTSGDLQGHLYGYPGSELDEGGCEPDDLLMYAGATKDWTFTTKRVNILSKNGTVRGVKHKVSAGQTLFENLPSSNSMELSLECGRIVIYTTSFRVVRTTFERCELVRKIFQNHRVKFVERNIALDCEYGKELEERCKRVGEPPSLPVVFIDGHYLGGAEKILSMNESGELQDLLIKIERVQHPHMCQTCGDFAFIPCPMCHGSKMSVFRNCFTDSFKALKCTSCNENGLQPCGSCSK